A single window of Drosophila santomea strain STO CAGO 1482 unplaced genomic scaffold, Prin_Dsan_1.1 Segkk83_quiver_pilon_scaf, whole genome shotgun sequence DNA harbors:
- the LOC120457836 gene encoding uncharacterized protein LOC120457836, whose amino-acid sequence MPCRSKITTMIEDKYTGCVGTLTEILSSVEDVAFTCDAVTIPNSTRSFFTITAHFLHEESLNSICLKVSRMDQISEVDSSKDLGDFMSCHNSSIAKELDDQNMESKELKLYFSFPQAAWESNPIEVWKGHKATMPGLYRLAMRYLITPGSSVPSERLASAIKWVVCDSRSRMTA is encoded by the exons ATGCCATGCAGATCTAAG ATCACAACAATGATTGAGGATAAATACACTGGATGTGTAGGAACACTAACAGAGATTTTGAGTTCTGTGGAGGACGTAGCGTTCACCTGCGACGCTGTAACGATCCCAAACTCGACTCGCTCGTTTTTCACAATTACAGCTCATTTTCTACATGAAGAATCGCTGAATTCCATATGCCTTAAAGTTTCCAGAATGGATCAg ATTTCTGAAGTCGACAGCTCTAAGGATTTGGGGGACTTCATGAGCTGCCATAACAGCTCCATTGCAAAAGAGTTGGACGATCAGAACATGGAGAGCAAGGAGCTTAAACTATATTTTAGCTTTCCTCAAGCTGCTTGGGAAAGCAATCCAATTGAAGTATGGAAAGGCCACAAGGCAACAATGCCGGGCCTTTACCGCTTGGCCATGAGATACTTAATAACTCCGGGAAGCTCAGTGCCTTCAGAGCGGTTGGCGTCCGCCATAAAATGGGTAGTGTGCGACTCACGAAGCCGGATGACGGCTTAA
- the LOC122756636 gene encoding uncharacterized protein LOC122756636 has product MRRVISSCNECKLQRARPMPPIMGPHPEDRLDAGGWPFKYTGLDYFGPLLVTVSRHKEKCWVALFTCLTTRAIHLELAHDLSTDSCIIAIRNFVCRRGPVYRLRSDNGKNFVGADREARRFGDVFEMEKLQSELSSRSIEWVFNCPANPSEGGVWERMVQCVKRVLRHTLKEVAPRDHVLESFLIEAENIVNSRPLTHLPVDADQEAPLTPNDLLKGVANLPDTPGLDAELPKEGSTRKQWRIARLLRDRFWRRWVMEYLPKLVRREKWCRRTEPIQQGDMVFVCDPALARREWRKGIVEEIYSGADGVVRRAKVRVNDNGLSRTMMRPVSKLAVLDLSEAVLHGVGDVAHRILLSIG; this is encoded by the coding sequence ATGCGGAGAGTCATCTCATCGTGCAACGAGTGCAAGTTGCAGCGAGCGCGGCCGATGCCGCCGATAATGGGACCCCATCCGGAAGACAGACTGGATGCGGGTGGATGGCCATTCAAATACACAGGACTGGACTACTTTGGGCCACTGCTGGTGACTGTGTCCCGTCACAAGGAGAAGTGTTGGGTCGCCTTGTTTACGTGTTTGACGACAAGGGCGATTCACCTGGAGCTGGCGCATGACCTGTCGACGGATTCCTGCATAATTGCGATCAGGAACTTCGTCTGCCGTAGAGGGCCAGTATATAGACTGCGCAGCGATAACGGCAAGAACTTCGTGGGAGCTGACAGGGAAGCCAGGCGCTTTGGTGACGTATTCGAGATGGAGAAGCTTCAGAGTGAGTTGTCAAGCAGAAGCATTGAATGGGTTTTTAATTGTCCAGCGAACCCGTCTGAGGGCGGAGTTTGGGAGCGCATGGTGCAGTGCGTCAAGAGAGTACTGCGTCATACCCTGAAGGAAGTTGCGCCGAGGGACCATGTATTGGAGAGTTTCCTGATTGAGGCGGAGAATATTGTAAACTCGCGTCCGCTCACCCACTTGCCTGTGGATGCGGACCAGGAGGCGCCGTTGACGCCAAACGATCTACTCAAGGGAGTAGCCAATCTGCCGGATACGCCTGGATTGGATGCGGAGCTGCCCAAGGAGGGTTCTACGAGGAAGCAGTGGAGGATTGCTCGCCTGCTACGAGACCGTTTCTGGAGGAGGTGGGTCATGGAGTACCTGCCTAAGCTTGTGCGCCGCGAGAAATGGTGCCGCCGAACGGAGCCCATCCAACAGGGTGATATGGTCTTCGTCTGCGATCCAGCCTTGGCCCGACGAGAGTGGCGCAAGGGCATCGTGGAGGAGATCTACAGCGGAGCTGATGGAGTCGTCAGACGCGCTAAGGTGCGCGTGAACGACAACGGCCTATCTAGGACAATGATGCGACCCGTCTCTAAACTTGCTGTTTTGGATTTGAGTGAAGCGGTTCTTCACGGGGTCGGGGATGTCGCGCATCGAATATTGTTATCGATAGGCTAG
- the LOC120457842 gene encoding uncharacterized protein LOC120457842: MFLNMLTKRPTDGECLATHASRMVTELTTKWREMETEEIAVSVTLALLASFDNRLQRLTFTSNVQSRGDLQSELKAFTFNKRKSGFVEQQTEAHPKRQKPLSMECHFCGKFGHKMFECRLRKQQQHASNNERHDRYDEHQRGKPNVTCYKCGERGHISTQCTQKESDKKTFIREKRVEQCSVAVPKGYMNHKGKIFEVTFDSGAECSLMKEKISTTFSGKRLNNIVMLKGIGSNGICSTVQILSNVKIDENCIEILFYVIGDDHMQNDIVIGREILNQGFDIALSSKEFKIIRSKIINLCTGSEPADIDTELEGQDKIKLNSLLSKYSNCFIKGIPCTKVKVGEKKIRLIDPTVQRRPYRLSPCERDLVREKINELLKCNIIRPSCSPYASPILLVKKKERF; the protein is encoded by the coding sequence atgtttttaaatatgcTGACAAAGCGACCGACTGATGGCGAATGTCTCGCAACTCATGCAAGCCGTATGGTCACAGAACTTACAACGAAGTGGCGTGAAATGGAAACAGAAGAAATCGCTGTATCTGTGACTCTTGCATTGCTGGCAAGCTTTGATAACCGACTGCAGCGTTTAACTTTCACATCGAATGTTCAATCCAGAGGAGATTTACAGTCCGAATTAAAAGCgttcacttttaataaaaggaaaagcggTTTTGTGGAGCAACAAACTGAGGCTCATCCGAAACGACAAAAGCCATTATCGATGGAGTGTCATTTTTGCGGAAAATTTGGACATAAGATGTTTGAATGCAGACTCcggaaacaacaacagcatgCAAGTAATAATGAACGACATGACCGATACGATGAACATCAACGTGGAAAACCAAATGTAACGTGCTACAAGTGCGGAGAGCGCGGACACATATCTACCCAATGTACGCAGAAGGAATCTGATAAGAAGACATTCATCCGGGAAAAGCGAGTGGAGCAGTGCAGCGTTGCAGTACCTAAGGGATATATGAACCATAAAGGCAAAATTTTTGAAGTCACCTTTGATTCCGGAGCAGAATGTTCACTGATGAAAGAAAAGAtaagtaccacattttctgGTAAAAGATTGAATAATATTGTTATGTTAAAAGGCATAGGCAGTAATGGGATATGTAGTACGGTACAAATTCTAAGTAACGTTAAAATTGACGAAAACTGTATCgagattttgttttatgtaattgGGGATGATCACATGCAAAACGATATTGTCATTGGTCGCGAAATATTAAATCAGGGTTTTGATATTGCACTTTCttcaaaagaatttaaaattatcagatcaaaaataattaatttatgtacTGGTAGCGAGCCTGCCGATATTGATACCGAGCTTGAAGGAcaagataaaataaaacttaattcaTTATTGTCAAAGTACTctaattgttttataaaaGGTATTCCATGCACTAAAGTTAAAGTTGGCGAAAAGAAAATTAGGTTAATCGATCCAACTGTTCAAAGAAGGCCCTATAGATTAAGTCCATGCGAGCGAGATTTAGTCCgagaaaaaattaatgagcTGTTGAAATGCAATATAATAAGACCAAGCTGCTCACCTTATGCAAGCCCTATAttgttagtaaaaaaaaaagaacggtTCTGA